A DNA window from Tachysurus fulvidraco isolate hzauxx_2018 chromosome 4, HZAU_PFXX_2.0, whole genome shotgun sequence contains the following coding sequences:
- the cabp2a gene encoding calcium-binding protein 2a isoform X1, with the protein MGTKPSKRDNIKGVVSMDSGTAAMLGVLQSTRGRNVEDEESGNEQEYDEPLYALVQNCTVLHNIVGPACIFLRQSFAQAQLPNTISSLLMNLRLKTCLLASTLFLDRNLRPEEIEELKEAFKEFDRDKDGFIGCKDLGECMRTMGYMPTEMELIELSQQICGGRVDFDDFVELMGPKMLAETADMIGVKELRDAFREFDSNGDGQISLVELREAMKKLMGQQLNQREIDEILRDVDLNGDGLVDFEGKRQSKEKFNSL; encoded by the exons ATGGGAACCAAGCCATCCAAAAGAGATAATATAAAG GGTGTTGTGTCCATGGACTCCGGCACAGCGGCAATGCTTGGAGTTCTGCAGAGTACAAGGGGCAGAAACGTTGAAGATGAGGAGTCAGGGAATGAGCAAGAGTATGACGAGCCTCTATATGCTCTGGTCCAGAACTGTACCGTGCTGCATAACATCGTAGGTCCTGCCTGCATCTTTCTCCGACAGAGCTTTGCACAGGCCCAGctt CCCAACACTATCTCCTCCCTCCTGATGAACCTTAGATTGAAGACTTGTCTACTGGCAAGCACCTTGTTTCtt GACAGAAATCTGAGGCCAGAAGAAATTGAAG AGCTAAAGGAAGCCTTCAAGGAGTTTGACAGGGATAAGGACGGCTTCATCGGCTGTAAAGATCTGGGCGAGTGCATGAGGACAATGGGCTACATGCCAACAGAGATGGAGCTGATTGAGCTGAGTCAGCAGATCT GCGGAGGCAGAGTTGACTTTGATGACTTTGTGGAGCTGATGGGGCCTAAAATGTTGGCCGAGACAGCAGATATGATTGGAGTCAAGGAACTGAGAGATGCTTTTAGAGAG TTTGACTCTAATGGTGATGGTCAGATTAGTCTGGTGGAGTTGAGAGAGGCCATGAAGAAACTCATGGGTCAGCAGCTGAACCAAAGAGAAATTGATGAGATCCTCAGAGACGTGGACCTTAATGGAGATGGCTTAGTCGATTTTGAGGGTAAGAGACAGAGCAAAGAAAAATTTAACAGCTTGTGA
- the cabp2a gene encoding calcium-binding protein 2a isoform X7 has protein sequence MGTKPSKRDNIKGVVSMDSGTAAMLGVLQSTRGRNVEDEESGNEQEYDEPLYALVQNCTVLHNIDRNLRPEEIEELKEAFKEFDRDKDGFIGCKDLGECMRTMGYMPTEMELIELSQQICGGRVDFDDFVELMGPKMLAETADMIGVKELRDAFREFDSNGDGQISLVELREAMKKLMGQQLNQREIDEILRDVDLNGDGLVDFEGKRQSKEKFNSL, from the exons ATGGGAACCAAGCCATCCAAAAGAGATAATATAAAG GGTGTTGTGTCCATGGACTCCGGCACAGCGGCAATGCTTGGAGTTCTGCAGAGTACAAGGGGCAGAAACGTTGAAGATGAGGAGTCAGGGAATGAGCAAGAGTATGACGAGCCTCTATATGCTCTGGTCCAGAACTGTACCGTGCTGCATAACATC GACAGAAATCTGAGGCCAGAAGAAATTGAAG AGCTAAAGGAAGCCTTCAAGGAGTTTGACAGGGATAAGGACGGCTTCATCGGCTGTAAAGATCTGGGCGAGTGCATGAGGACAATGGGCTACATGCCAACAGAGATGGAGCTGATTGAGCTGAGTCAGCAGATCT GCGGAGGCAGAGTTGACTTTGATGACTTTGTGGAGCTGATGGGGCCTAAAATGTTGGCCGAGACAGCAGATATGATTGGAGTCAAGGAACTGAGAGATGCTTTTAGAGAG TTTGACTCTAATGGTGATGGTCAGATTAGTCTGGTGGAGTTGAGAGAGGCCATGAAGAAACTCATGGGTCAGCAGCTGAACCAAAGAGAAATTGATGAGATCCTCAGAGACGTGGACCTTAATGGAGATGGCTTAGTCGATTTTGAGGGTAAGAGACAGAGCAAAGAAAAATTTAACAGCTTGTGA
- the cabp2a gene encoding calcium-binding protein 2a isoform X3, with amino-acid sequence MEAGSMDTIDVPQDKIVKKGSIKSKIEKLRKWSTSTGGSFKHPSKMKSLSLRSPTVEAEDVVGNDENERKKLRPMVASVFGQDRNLRPEEIEELKEAFKEFDRDKDGFIGCKDLGECMRTMGYMPTEMELIELSQQICGGRVDFDDFVELMGPKMLAETADMIGVKELRDAFREFDSNGDGQISLVELREAMKKLMGQQLNQREIDEILRDVDLNGDGLVDFEGKRQSKEKFNSL; translated from the exons ATGGAAGCAGGAAGCATGGATACCATTGATGTTCCACAGGATAAGATTGTAAAAAAG GGATCGATTAAAAGCAAGATCGAGAAGCTGAGGAAATGGAGCACATCTACAGGTGGGAGCTTCAAACACCCATCCAAAATGAAGAGCCTCAGCTTAAGGTCACCTACCGTAGAAGCAGAAGACGTCGTAGGCAACGATGAGAATGAGCGCAAGAAACTCAGACCTATGGTGGCGTCTGTTTTTGGTCAG GACAGAAATCTGAGGCCAGAAGAAATTGAAG AGCTAAAGGAAGCCTTCAAGGAGTTTGACAGGGATAAGGACGGCTTCATCGGCTGTAAAGATCTGGGCGAGTGCATGAGGACAATGGGCTACATGCCAACAGAGATGGAGCTGATTGAGCTGAGTCAGCAGATCT GCGGAGGCAGAGTTGACTTTGATGACTTTGTGGAGCTGATGGGGCCTAAAATGTTGGCCGAGACAGCAGATATGATTGGAGTCAAGGAACTGAGAGATGCTTTTAGAGAG TTTGACTCTAATGGTGATGGTCAGATTAGTCTGGTGGAGTTGAGAGAGGCCATGAAGAAACTCATGGGTCAGCAGCTGAACCAAAGAGAAATTGATGAGATCCTCAGAGACGTGGACCTTAATGGAGATGGCTTAGTCGATTTTGAGGGTAAGAGACAGAGCAAAGAAAAATTTAACAGCTTGTGA
- the cabp2a gene encoding calcium-binding protein 2a isoform X6 — protein MGTKPSKRDNIKGVVSMDSGTAAMLGVLQSTRGRNVEDEESGNEQEYDEPLYALVQNCTVLHNIVGPACIFLRQSFAQAQLDRNLRPEEIEELKEAFKEFDRDKDGFIGCKDLGECMRTMGYMPTEMELIELSQQICGGRVDFDDFVELMGPKMLAETADMIGVKELRDAFREFDSNGDGQISLVELREAMKKLMGQQLNQREIDEILRDVDLNGDGLVDFEEFVRMMSR, from the exons ATGGGAACCAAGCCATCCAAAAGAGATAATATAAAG GGTGTTGTGTCCATGGACTCCGGCACAGCGGCAATGCTTGGAGTTCTGCAGAGTACAAGGGGCAGAAACGTTGAAGATGAGGAGTCAGGGAATGAGCAAGAGTATGACGAGCCTCTATATGCTCTGGTCCAGAACTGTACCGTGCTGCATAACATCGTAGGTCCTGCCTGCATCTTTCTCCGACAGAGCTTTGCACAGGCCCAGctt GACAGAAATCTGAGGCCAGAAGAAATTGAAG AGCTAAAGGAAGCCTTCAAGGAGTTTGACAGGGATAAGGACGGCTTCATCGGCTGTAAAGATCTGGGCGAGTGCATGAGGACAATGGGCTACATGCCAACAGAGATGGAGCTGATTGAGCTGAGTCAGCAGATCT GCGGAGGCAGAGTTGACTTTGATGACTTTGTGGAGCTGATGGGGCCTAAAATGTTGGCCGAGACAGCAGATATGATTGGAGTCAAGGAACTGAGAGATGCTTTTAGAGAG TTTGACTCTAATGGTGATGGTCAGATTAGTCTGGTGGAGTTGAGAGAGGCCATGAAGAAACTCATGGGTCAGCAGCTGAACCAAAGAGAAATTGATGAGATCCTCAGAGACGTGGACCTTAATGGAGATGGCTTAGTCGATTTTGAGG AGTTTGTGCGTATGATGTCTCGCTAA
- the cabp2a gene encoding calcium-binding protein 2a isoform X4, with amino-acid sequence MGTKPSKRDNIKGVVSMDSGTAAMLGVLQSTRGRNVEDEESGNEQEYDEPLYALVQNCTVLHNIVGPACIFLRQSFAQAQLDRNLRPEEIEELKEAFKEFDRDKDGFIGCKDLGECMRTMGYMPTEMELIELSQQICGGRVDFDDFVELMGPKMLAETADMIGVKELRDAFREFDSNGDGQISLVELREAMKKLMGQQLNQREIDEILRDVDLNGDGLVDFEGKRQSKEKFNSL; translated from the exons ATGGGAACCAAGCCATCCAAAAGAGATAATATAAAG GGTGTTGTGTCCATGGACTCCGGCACAGCGGCAATGCTTGGAGTTCTGCAGAGTACAAGGGGCAGAAACGTTGAAGATGAGGAGTCAGGGAATGAGCAAGAGTATGACGAGCCTCTATATGCTCTGGTCCAGAACTGTACCGTGCTGCATAACATCGTAGGTCCTGCCTGCATCTTTCTCCGACAGAGCTTTGCACAGGCCCAGctt GACAGAAATCTGAGGCCAGAAGAAATTGAAG AGCTAAAGGAAGCCTTCAAGGAGTTTGACAGGGATAAGGACGGCTTCATCGGCTGTAAAGATCTGGGCGAGTGCATGAGGACAATGGGCTACATGCCAACAGAGATGGAGCTGATTGAGCTGAGTCAGCAGATCT GCGGAGGCAGAGTTGACTTTGATGACTTTGTGGAGCTGATGGGGCCTAAAATGTTGGCCGAGACAGCAGATATGATTGGAGTCAAGGAACTGAGAGATGCTTTTAGAGAG TTTGACTCTAATGGTGATGGTCAGATTAGTCTGGTGGAGTTGAGAGAGGCCATGAAGAAACTCATGGGTCAGCAGCTGAACCAAAGAGAAATTGATGAGATCCTCAGAGACGTGGACCTTAATGGAGATGGCTTAGTCGATTTTGAGGGTAAGAGACAGAGCAAAGAAAAATTTAACAGCTTGTGA
- the cabp2a gene encoding calcium-binding protein 2a isoform X2 has translation MGTKPSKRDNIKGVVSMDSGTAAMLGVLQSTRGRNVEDEESGNEQEYDEPLYALVQNCTVLHNIVGPACIFLRQSFAQAQLPNTISSLLMNLRLKTCLLASTLFLDRNLRPEEIEELKEAFKEFDRDKDGFIGCKDLGECMRTMGYMPTEMELIELSQQICGGRVDFDDFVELMGPKMLAETADMIGVKELRDAFREFDSNGDGQISLVELREAMKKLMGQQLNQREIDEILRDVDLNGDGLVDFEEFVRMMSR, from the exons ATGGGAACCAAGCCATCCAAAAGAGATAATATAAAG GGTGTTGTGTCCATGGACTCCGGCACAGCGGCAATGCTTGGAGTTCTGCAGAGTACAAGGGGCAGAAACGTTGAAGATGAGGAGTCAGGGAATGAGCAAGAGTATGACGAGCCTCTATATGCTCTGGTCCAGAACTGTACCGTGCTGCATAACATCGTAGGTCCTGCCTGCATCTTTCTCCGACAGAGCTTTGCACAGGCCCAGctt CCCAACACTATCTCCTCCCTCCTGATGAACCTTAGATTGAAGACTTGTCTACTGGCAAGCACCTTGTTTCtt GACAGAAATCTGAGGCCAGAAGAAATTGAAG AGCTAAAGGAAGCCTTCAAGGAGTTTGACAGGGATAAGGACGGCTTCATCGGCTGTAAAGATCTGGGCGAGTGCATGAGGACAATGGGCTACATGCCAACAGAGATGGAGCTGATTGAGCTGAGTCAGCAGATCT GCGGAGGCAGAGTTGACTTTGATGACTTTGTGGAGCTGATGGGGCCTAAAATGTTGGCCGAGACAGCAGATATGATTGGAGTCAAGGAACTGAGAGATGCTTTTAGAGAG TTTGACTCTAATGGTGATGGTCAGATTAGTCTGGTGGAGTTGAGAGAGGCCATGAAGAAACTCATGGGTCAGCAGCTGAACCAAAGAGAAATTGATGAGATCCTCAGAGACGTGGACCTTAATGGAGATGGCTTAGTCGATTTTGAGG AGTTTGTGCGTATGATGTCTCGCTAA
- the cabp2a gene encoding calcium-binding protein 2a isoform X5, whose protein sequence is MEAGSMDTIDVPQDKIVKKGSIKSKIEKLRKWSTSTGGSFKHPSKMKSLSLRSPTVEAEDVVGNDENERKKLRPMVASVFGQDRNLRPEEIEELKEAFKEFDRDKDGFIGCKDLGECMRTMGYMPTEMELIELSQQICGGRVDFDDFVELMGPKMLAETADMIGVKELRDAFREFDSNGDGQISLVELREAMKKLMGQQLNQREIDEILRDVDLNGDGLVDFEEFVRMMSR, encoded by the exons ATGGAAGCAGGAAGCATGGATACCATTGATGTTCCACAGGATAAGATTGTAAAAAAG GGATCGATTAAAAGCAAGATCGAGAAGCTGAGGAAATGGAGCACATCTACAGGTGGGAGCTTCAAACACCCATCCAAAATGAAGAGCCTCAGCTTAAGGTCACCTACCGTAGAAGCAGAAGACGTCGTAGGCAACGATGAGAATGAGCGCAAGAAACTCAGACCTATGGTGGCGTCTGTTTTTGGTCAG GACAGAAATCTGAGGCCAGAAGAAATTGAAG AGCTAAAGGAAGCCTTCAAGGAGTTTGACAGGGATAAGGACGGCTTCATCGGCTGTAAAGATCTGGGCGAGTGCATGAGGACAATGGGCTACATGCCAACAGAGATGGAGCTGATTGAGCTGAGTCAGCAGATCT GCGGAGGCAGAGTTGACTTTGATGACTTTGTGGAGCTGATGGGGCCTAAAATGTTGGCCGAGACAGCAGATATGATTGGAGTCAAGGAACTGAGAGATGCTTTTAGAGAG TTTGACTCTAATGGTGATGGTCAGATTAGTCTGGTGGAGTTGAGAGAGGCCATGAAGAAACTCATGGGTCAGCAGCTGAACCAAAGAGAAATTGATGAGATCCTCAGAGACGTGGACCTTAATGGAGATGGCTTAGTCGATTTTGAGG AGTTTGTGCGTATGATGTCTCGCTAA